Genomic segment of Arachis stenosperma cultivar V10309 chromosome 4, arast.V10309.gnm1.PFL2, whole genome shotgun sequence:
gaggatgggaagtagccattgacaacggtgacaccctacatagagcttgccatggaaggagtcttgcgtgtgttgaaggatttcaaggaagagttgaagtcaaaggacaaagcatctctaaaactccaacatattccccattactgcataacaagtaacgctattattctctattatttttcttacaattttaaatactttgacttcttacaattaaatccaaataaccttgttgacctcctaactaagattaataagataaacattgattgcttcaaaccaataatctccgtgggatcgacccttactcacgtaaggtattacttggacgacccagtgcacttgctggttagttgtgcgaatcacaaattcgtacACCATCAGCCTATGTAACGTTTGCTATAAGATCGTTACCAAGGTGATAGCTGAAAGGATTAAACCGACCCTAGGGGCTATCGTGTCTAATACTGAAGCAAGCTTCATCCCAGGAAGGGTCAGTGCAGAATATCTTAGTCGCGCAAGAGGTAATACATACGATGAGGACCAGAAATGGAGGAAAAGGTCTTATGGCAATTAAGATAGACTTGGAGAAGGCGTATGATCGACTCAATTGGGGTTTCATCATTGAGACTCTTAAAGACATTGGCATCCCGGATAATATTGTAAATGTTATTTATCATTGCATCTCCTCTCCAACTATGAATTTGCTTTGGAATGGGTCTCATTCAGAAACTTTCATCCCAACCAGAGGCATAAGACAGGGAGATCCCTTATCCCCTTACCTTTTTGTCTTGTGTATTGAAAGGCTTTCCCATTTAATTAACTTCTTGGTGGAAAAGAAAAGTTGGAAACCTATTACTCTATCTAGAAATGGACCTCAATTATCTTATCTCTGTTTTGCAGATGATCTCATTCTCTTTGCTCAAGCAAATAAAGATCAAGTCCAGATCATTAAGGAGGCTTTGAGTATTTTTTGTGAAGCTTCCGGTCAAAAAGTTAGTCTTAGCAAGTCTTGCGTGTTCTTCTCTAAGAATGTCAACCACAATATTAGAGCAGAGCTCAGCAGAGACCTTGGCATTCCCCTAACCAACAACCTAAGAAAGTATCTCGGAGTACCCCTTATTCACGAAAAATGTGGGAAGCAACACTTTCAGCCGATCATTGACAAGATGCACGCCAAGCTGTCCAGTTGGAATATGAAGACTCTCTCGTTAGCAGGAAGGAGCACTCTTGTTCAATCCGTCCTCTCAACGATACCAAGCTATACTATGCAGACTATAAAGATGCCTAAGGAAGTCTATAATCAAATTGACAAGATTTGCAGAGACTTTCTTTGGGGGTCAGACGCAGGAGATAAAAAGATCCATCTTATCAATTGGGATTCTATTTGCAAGCCTAAAGAGTTGGGAGGCCTAGGTTTGCGTAAGGCTCAGGTAACAAACAACCTTTATCTCATGAAATTGGCATGGGGTTTAGTCCATAATGACCAAGCACATTGGGTAAAGGTTATGAAGACTAAGTATGGCTGTGGTGATAGCCCTATCCCCAAGGTGGCTAAGAGATTAAATTGCTCGAACGCGTGGAGAGGGATTGTTAAAGTTTGGGACGACTTTCAACGCAATCTTGTTTGGCGTATTGGCGATGGTAAGAGCATCAAAATCTGGGAAAGTCACTGGATCCCTGGTATTGAAAATCTTAGCGAGTTATTGCTCAGTCAAATTAGCGATGATAGGGATAACGAAACCCTAGAGGCCTATGCTACGGATGATGGCTGCTGGAATTTGAAAAAATTATCTCATGCCCTCCCAAATGAGGTTGTTGACATGATACGTACTCTGAAAGCTCCAAACCACTCCCTAGGTTGAGACTCTATCAGTTGGCTACCGGAACCACATGGAAGTTTTTCTATTAATTCAGCTTATAAGGCTTATTATGTGGAAGACATAAATCCTGATGAGATTTACATATTATGTTGGAAAGCCAGAGTGCCTCGGAGACTAAAGACTTTTTCTTGATTATTAAGCCACAACGCTCTATTAACTAATGCCAAGAGAAGGAACCGAGGCCTTACTGATAATGGGTGCTGTCCCAGATGCCCAGATCAAGATGAGAGTCTGCTCCATGTTCTGAGGGATTGTCCTTTTTCCCAAAGTATTTGGTTTAGCAGCTCAAACAGAGAGACCCACGTGACCCATTCTTTAGCCAGTCTCTTCATGAATGGCTTACGGATAATCTGAATAAGGTCTCTCGCACTGACAGTAGGACTTCACCGCATGTAATGTCATCTGGAGAAAGAGAAACGATTTAATTTTTCAACAGGAAAATAACCCATACCAACAAGTCATTCCCGAAATCAAAGGAGTAGCTAGGAATTATGATGAAGTTCTAGAACTTACTGAGATAAATAGAATGACTCTGAGAACAACAGCGTCGGTTTTGGTTGGGTGGAAACCTCCGGAAAATGGCTGGCTTGCGGTGGAATTATCAGGGATTCCAATGGTCTGGTGTTAGTTGGTTTTATGATGAACATTGGCAAGGTTACCATTACAGAAGCAGAATTGTGGGCAATTTATATGGGCCTTAAGATTGCAATTGATATGGGATTTAACAAGATTAAGGTAGAATCTGACTCTACCTGCGCGGTTAGGTTGATTCAGAATATCTCAACCTCCCTCCATGGAAGCACGACCCTCATCCGTGCCATCAAAGAGCTTTAAACCAAGCCAGGAGAGTTTGAAATTGATCATATTTTGAGAGAGGCCAATTTTAGTGCAGACGAGCTTGCTAAACACACTCATAACCTACCGGTGGGTGTTTCATCAATTTATTGCTCCACCTCCTTTCATTACTCATACGCTGAATGCAGATAGAAAGGGCATTAAATTTGCTAGAATGATGAGtgtttaggttttttttttttttttcttgagcCTTATGTCCCTTTTtccataaaaaaaaatgataaacaTCTATGTCGTCATTAATAAATACCTACACACGGAAACTATTACAATGAACCTAAATTTCTCAATTACATGAGAATGTTATATTCATTTCTTTTTGGTGATTAGACAATGTCatattcatttattttcaaataaatagaTTTTGACCAGCTCCTagtaaaagcaaaaaaaaaaattcacaatcATTGCTCTCCAATTTTTTTACTAGCCCAACATAACTTCACCAAAATTCTGCTACCGGCGGAACGCAACAATAAACTCAATGATACAAGTGTATCTTGTATAACATTGATTAATAAGGAATCGAATTATTTCTATCAAGGATCATAACATGTTACAAGAATGCTAATTAACAATTCATAACCAAGGAAAAATTTACTTTACAAACGTGGTTCGGATTGCAACATTTCTAAttacaaagaaaataaagaatctCCTACAAAAATTACATTTTCCCAATTAAAAATAGATACAATAAAACATATACAACAACAATTCCATAATCACATCATCAGTATCGTCATCTACGAATTCAATCTCTCAATCTCTTCAGGACTTTGCTTATCCACAGCAACATCAATCCTCTCATACTCAAGGTTCTCTCTCTTCCCAAGCGCAAAAGACTGTTCTTCCTCGTGCTTCTGAAAGAATATGGCCCACAGAAACAGTACCACAAAAGCAACCAACGCAACACACACAGTACCGAATATAACCTCAGCAAGAATCGACAAAGTTCCAAAACTACCCTTCTCTTCGTCAGCCGACACGTTTCGTGCACCCTCACGTTCTGCCACGTCTCCAGAACTCACCACCTTCCACGTGTACACACTAACAACCTGAACGGAATCCGCGTCGTTCGAGGCACTCAAACCAACGAACACTGGCTCGTTTCCCCAGAGTTTAGCCAAATCGATTTTTTGCGAAACGATCGGATCGTTAGGGCGGTTTTCACTGGACTTGCATAACCGAACCTCGAGATTCTTCGAACTTGCCACgtaatcaacccaagctttcagCTTCTCGCCGTTGTTGAGGACAATGTCTGAGTCGGAGACATTCGCGATTGCGACGGAGATGAGGCTTCCGACGTCTATTCCGACGTGATTCGCATCTGGATCGTTGAACTCATCGTCTTGCGAGGTGTCGAATTCGACGGCGACATAGTTTTTGCTGTATTCTTTTGAGATGCCGAATGAGTAGTTAGCCGAGAATACGTTCTCGAAGTCGCCAGGGAAGAGGATAAGGACGAAACCGCTACCGCCATCGTCGGAGGTGGCGGCGGGGGAGATTGAAAATGAGAATTCGACGGAGAGGGAGGTGCCGGTTGTGTTGGCGGTGGCAGAAGAGAATGTGATTGAGGTGTTTCGGAGGAGGAGGCCGGAGCTGAATTGTGAGGAGCGCGTGAGACTCACGCGGTCTTTGACGGCGTGAGCGTCACCTGAGAGATTGATGTCATTGTCAAAGTTGTTATGGTTAACGGAAACAGGAGGCGGTTGTGAGGAAGGAGAAGATTGAACAGAAACGGTTAGGGAAATGATGAACATTGTGATGAATATTGCGATGAACAATGACGTAACCATTATCCTCATTCCTTCGAAAAACCGGTAACGCTGCTGTTACGGTAGTTTTTCTGTTATTGTTTGTAGGACCCAGAAATTCTATTTTGCTCTGGAGGTTGTAACTACAATTGGTTATCGCTCAATCAACCCCACTTCTGTTTTTCCTCAAAACAacgaaataattaa
This window contains:
- the LOC130975083 gene encoding probable L-type lectin-domain containing receptor kinase S.7; the encoded protein is MVTSLFIAIFITMFIISLTVSVQSSPSSQPPPVSVNHNNFDNDINLSGDAHAVKDRVSLTRSSQFSSGLLLRNTSITFSSATANTTGTSLSVEFSFSISPAATSDDGGSGFVLILFPGDFENVFSANYSFGISKEYSKNYVAVEFDTSQDDEFNDPDANHVGIDVGSLISVAIANVSDSDIVLNNGEKLKAWVDYVASSKNLEVRLCKSSENRPNDPIVSQKIDLAKLWGNEPVFVGLSASNDADSVQVVSVYTWKVVSSGDVAEREGARNVSADEEKGSFGTLSILAEVIFGTVCVALVAFVVLFLWAIFFQKHEEEQSFALGKRENLEYERIDVAVDKQSPEEIERLNS